A stretch of the Erpetoichthys calabaricus chromosome 3, fErpCal1.3, whole genome shotgun sequence genome encodes the following:
- the LOC127526938 gene encoding trace amine-associated receptor 1-like: MNDNQSGILKAIQFCYTSVENSCPKQEHSITARVLMYMTLWTITTVTLCGNLLVIICISHFKQLHTPTNFLTLSLAAVDFLLGGLVMPPSMIRTVESCWYFGDFFCKFHTSTDIMLCSNSILHLFFISVDRYYAVCCPLTYNSRITLALVSKVIFISWFLSATFGFSILFLGINIKGIENFYEQAIYCVGSCTFIQNQVSGLVTTLISFYIPGFIMVVIYLKIFIVARRQVRSLKEIAEDRNKTAVRKRETKAAKTLSIVVGVFLTCWLPLFLSSSIDLYVNYSTPALVAEILIWFAYLNSTFNPLIYAFFYTWFRKAVTIIILGELFKSNSSLTKLYTE; the protein is encoded by the coding sequence ATGAATGACAATCAAAGTGGGATCTTAAAAGCCATTCAGTTTTGCTACACATCAGTGGAAAATTCATGTCCTAAACAAGAGCATTCAATCACAGCTCGTGTTCTCATGTATATGACTCTATGGACAATAACTACAGTCACTCTATGTGGAAACCTGTTGGTAATCATCTGCATTTCTCATTTCAAGCAGCTTCACACTCCGACAAACTTTCTCACCCTGTCTTTGGCAGCTGTCGACTTTCTGCTTGGAGGGCTTGTAATGCCACCCAGCATGATCCGAACTGTTGAATCCTGTTGGTATTTTGGGGACTTCTTCTGCAAGTTTCACACCAGTACAGACATCATGCTCTGCTCAAACTCCATTTTGcacttgtttttcatttcagttgaccgctattatgctgtgtgttgtccACTGACATACAACAGTAGAATCACTCTAGCATTAGTtagcaaagttatttttattagctggTTTCTATCAGCCACgtttggatttagtattttgtttctAGGAATTAACATTAAAGGTATAGAAAATTTTTATGAACAGGCTATTTATTGCGTTGGGAGCTGTACATTTATACAAAATCAGGTGTCAGGACTGGTTACCACCTTAATATCATTTTATATACCTGGTTTTATTATGGTAGTTATCTATCTTAAGATTTTCATTGTCGCAAGGAGACAGGTGAGATCTTTGAAAGAAATTGCTGAGGACAGGAACAAAACTGCAGTaaggaaaagagaaacaaaagctGCAAAAACCTTGTCAATAGTGGTTGGTGTATTTCTCACATGCTGGTTGCCATTATTCCTCAGCAGCAGTATCGACTTATATGTGAATTACTCGACTCCGGCTTTAGTAGCAGAAATTCTAATATGGTTTGCTTATTTAAATTCAACTTTCAATCCACTAATTTATGCATTCTTTTACACATGGTTCCGAAAAGCTGTCACAATTATTATACTCGGGGAACTTTTTAAAAGCAACTCATCATTAACAAAGCTTTATACGGAGTAA
- the LOC114649489 gene encoding trace amine-associated receptor 1-like, with translation MNFTQRGITKDGYTCYASIENSCPKQVYSITARVLIYMTLWTITTFTLCGNLLVIISISHFKQLHTPTNFLTLSLAVADFLLGGLVMPPSMIRSVETCWYFGDFFCKFHSSTDMMLCTTSILHLSFISVDRYCAVCYPLVYHTKIGVSLIGKTVLICWSLSAMFGFGVIFLGLNIRGMENFDSQVLYCVGGCTLILNQTSGLVCSLISFYIPGFIMIVIYVKIFAVARKQAQTIEDKKKSTSRKRETKAAKTLSIVVGVFLICWSPYFFCSILDPIFNFSAPALIGEILIWFAYLNSTLNPLIYAFFYTWFRKALKIIVFGEIFKNNSSLTQLYSE, from the coding sequence atgaatttcacgCAAAGAGGAATCACAAAGGATGGTTACACTTGCTATGCATCCATAGAAAATTCATGCCCTAAACAAGTATATTCCATAACTGCCCGTGTTCTCATATATATGACTCTATGGACAATAACAACATTCACACTTTGCGGTAACCTCTTGGTGATCATCTCCATTTCTCACTTCAAACAGCTTCACACTCCAACAAACTTCCTCACATTGTCTTTGGCAGTTGCAGACTTTTTACTTGGAGGACTTGTGATGCCACCCAGCATGATCAGATCAGTGGAAACCTGCTGGTATTTTGGGGATTTCTTCTGCAAGTTTCACTCTAGCACAGACATGATGCTCTGCACAACTTCCATTTTGCATCTCTCCTTCATTTCAGTTGaccgttattgtgcagtgtgttaTCCTCTAGTATATCACACTAAAATTGGTGTATCACTAATAGGTAAAACTGTTCTCATTTGCTGGTCTCTATCAGCCATGTTTGGGTTTGGTGTTATATTTTTAGGACTTAACATAAGAGGTATGGAAAATTTTGATAGTCAGGTTTTGTACTGTGTTGGGGGTTGCACACTAATACTAAACCAAACATCGGGACTTGTTTGTTCCTTAATATCATTTTACATTCCTGGTTTTATCATGATAGTTATTTATGTGAAAATTTTCGCAGTAGCAAGAAAACAAGCACAAACcattgaagacaaaaaaaaatcaacttcaaGGAAGAGAGAAACTAAAGCAGCAAAAACTCTTTCAATAGTTGTAGGTGTATTCCTTATTTGTTGGTCGCCATATTTCTTCTGCAGTATTCTTGACCCCATTTTCAATTTTTCAGCTCCTGCATTAATAGGGGAAATTTTAATCTGGTTTGCTTATTTAAACTCAACTTTGAATCCGCTTATTTATGCCTTCTTTTACACATGGTTTAGAAAAGCACTCAAAATAATTGTATttggagaaatttttaaaaacaactcttCTTTAACACAGCTTTactctgaataa